The following proteins come from a genomic window of Alnus glutinosa chromosome 10, dhAlnGlut1.1, whole genome shotgun sequence:
- the LOC133879904 gene encoding asparagine--tRNA ligase, cytoplasmic 2, with product MATELAGVAVPMDVTRFKYSNRVVLKTILGSRDGGLVFVGKRVVIGGWVRSSKVGTIEPGTPPLPPPKADERVAQTGSKDVTCVEILQSRIPFIRSIMKVLGGGNYHPREKLEQVVSRPPPPPPPPQPSIALLQVSDGSCVACLQVVVAAAGDPINQLLPTGTSILVEGILVKPSVQGKHVIELKAEKVLHTGTVEHDKYPLSKKKLPFDMLRDCSQFRPRTTTVASVTRISNALTFASHTFFQNHGFLYMQVPIITTTDSEGFTEKFVATTLFGKVGKMEKSNAITETEGISLEVMKSAVKEKSNLVEELKRSESNREALAAALQDLRKTNELASQLEAKEKSKPGTSLKAERVNFSEDFFSCQTYLTVSGRLHLESYACALGNVYSVGPRFQADCAKPVAEMSMIEIEIAFSQLEDAMSCADDLFKFLCKWVLDNCSDDMQFLSKRIDQTCIDRLRSMISSTVEKVSYTEAVDVLKKVTDKNFETKLEWGAALASEHLSYLVEDFHKKPVIIYNYPKQVKPFYARLNDDGKTVRAFDMVVPKAGTVISGSQNEERFDILGSRIKELELPREQYEWYLDLRRHGTVEHSGFSLSFDHVLLFATGLTHVRDVIPFPRSYGKAYP from the exons ATGGCAACGGAACTAGCTGGGGTCGCCGTTCCGATGGACGTGACTCGTTTCAAGTACTCGAACCGGGTGGTCTTGAAAACTATTCTGGGAAGCCGAGATGGCGGGCTGGTATTTGTTGGTAAGAGAGTTGTGATAGGAGGGTGGGTGAGGTCTTCTAAGGTGGGGACGATAGAGCCTGGGACGCCGCCTCTGCCACCGCCAAAAGCCGATGAAAGGGTTGCTCAAACGGGGTCCAAAGATGTGACCTGTGTGGAAATTCTTCAGTCTCGGATACCCTTTATCAGGTCGATTATGAAAGTTTTGGGTGGTGGGAATTACCATCCTCGCGAAAAGTTGGAGCAAGTGGTTTCTAggccacctccacctccacctccaccccaGCCTTCGATTGCTTTGTTGCAAGTTAGTGATGGTTCATGTGTTGCATGTCTTCAG GTTGTTGTAGCTGCTGCCGGAGATCCCATCAACCAGCTCCTGCCTACTGGAACTAGTATTCTGGTGGAAGGTATTTTGGTGAAGCCATCAGTACAGGGAAAACATGTCATCGAGCTTAAAGCAGAGAAAGTTCTTCATACAGGGACAGTTGAACATGATAAGTATccattatcaaagaaaaaattaccatttgatatGTTAAGGGATTGTTCTCAGTTCCGACCTCGGACAACTACG GTGGCGTCTGTTACAAGAATTAGTAATGCCCTGACTTTTGCAAGTCATACATTCTTCCAAAACCATGGGTTCCTTTACATGCAAGTACCCATTATCACGACCACAGACAGTGAAGGGTTTACTGAAAAATTCGTAGCTACGACTCTTTTTGGCAAAGTAGGTAAAATGGAGAAGTCGAATGCCATTACTGAAACTGAAGGCATTAGCCTTGAAGTTATGAAGTCTGCTGTAAAGGAGAAGAGTAATCTTGTTGAAGAACTAAAGAGAAGTGAAAGCAATAGGGAAGCACTGGCTGCCGCACTTCAGGATTTAAGGAAAACAAATGAACTAGCATCACAGttagaagcaaaagaaaagtcaaaaccAGGAACTTCACTAAAGGCTGAGAGAGTTAACTTTTCCGAAGATTTCTTCTCCTGTCAAACTTATCTGACTGTTTCTGGTCGCCTGCACCTGGAGAGCTATGCATGCGCCCTTGGAAATGTTTACTCAGTTGGACCCAGATTTCAGGCAGATTGTGCAAAACCTGTGGCAGAGATGTCAATGATTGAGATTGAAATAGCTTTTTCACAGTTAGAG GATGCAATGAGCTGTGCAGATGACCTTTTCAAGTTCCTCTGCAAATGGGTTTTGGATAACTGTTCTGATGATATGCAATTTCTTTCAAAACGAATTGACCAAACCTGCATTGATCGTCTTCGGTCAATGATATCAAGTACAGTTGAAAAGGTCTCCTACACTGAAGCAGTGGACGTTTTAAAAAAG GTCACAGATAAGAACTTTGAAACGAAACTTGAGTGGGGTGCTGCTCTAGCTTCAGAGCATCTAAG TTATTTGGTGGAGGATTTCCACAAGAAGCCTGTAATAATATACAATTATCCGAAACAAGTTAAGCCTTTTTATGCACGCTTGAATGATGACGGAAAGACAGTCAGAGCATTTGATATGGTTGTACCAAAG GCTGGAACAGTAATTTCAGGTAGCCAAAATGAGGAGCGTTTCGACATTTTAGGTTCAAG AATAAAGGAATTGGAGTTGCCAAGAGAGCAGTACGAGTGGTACTTAGATCTTCGCAGGCATGGAACAGTCGAGCACTCTGGATTCAGTCTTAGCTTTGACCATGTGCTCCTCTTTGCCACTGGGCTGACTCATGTTAGAGATGTTATCCCTTTTCCCAGAAGTTATGGTAAAGCCTACCCCTAA
- the LOC133880764 gene encoding EPIDERMAL PATTERNING FACTOR-like protein 9 has protein sequence MSNIKLCNLLLLFVTLIVAAYVIQGCRKQSEVDGRPRVFHPSRAQKEIYLQGGNERMMTRRNSRRLMIGSTAPTCTYNECRGCKYRCRAEQVPVEGNDPINSAYHYRCVCHR, from the exons ATGTCCAACATTAAACTATGCAACTTACTATTGCTATTCGTCACCTTAATCGTAGCAGCATATGTTATACAAG GATGTAGAAAGCAATCAGAAGTTGATGGTCGTCCAAGGGTCTTCCATCCATCAAGAGCACAGAAGGAAATATATTTGCAG GGTGGGAATGAAAGAATGATGACGAGGAGGAACTCAAGGAGATTGATGATAGGATCCACGGCTCCGACATGTACTTACAATGAATGCCGAGGATGCAAGTACAGGTGCAGAGCGGAGCAAGTTCCAGTGGAGGGGAACGACCCGATTAATAGCGCATACCACTACAGATGTGTTTGTCATAGGTAA